The following is a genomic window from Verrucomicrobiota bacterium.
AGCTGGGTTCAGAACGTCGTGAGACAGTTCGGTCCTTATCCACTGTGGGCGCAGGAAACTTGAGGGGTTCATTCGCGCTGAAAGCATCTAAGTGCCAAGCTCCTCCCAAGATATTGTTTCCCGGACGCAAGTCCCTGAAGACCCCCGGCAGACCACCGGGTTGATAGGTCAGGCGTGCAAGCGGAGTAATCCGTTTAGCGGACTGATACTAATCGGTCGTGCGGCTTGATCGCTTTTTCCTTTATCAAGGAAAAGCGAATTTAACTCGCGAATATAAATTAGTTCCAATGATTGCTATGTGTAGTTTTCAGAGAACACGCTGATGCGGAAGCAGAAGCGCATCACGCGAATTGATCTTTAACAATTTGCAGACCTGGCGCGGCGAAGGCGCTGTGGCCGTCTGCTAAGACTTTTTGGTGACCATAAAGCTGTGGTCCGACCCGATCCCATCCCGAACTCGGCCGTCAAACACAGCCTTGCCGATGGTAGTGGTTGTATAGCTTCCGCGAGAGTAGGTTGTCGCCAGATCTTTCCGAGCCGAAGTCAAAAACTTCGGCTCTTTTGTTTGCAGCTTTCCAACTTTTCGCTGATTCCAATTGCCAACCGTCCCCGCCCGCGCCATCCTTGTCCCCACCAAGACACCTATGGCTTACCAGGAAAAGCAGCTCCAGGAAATCTCGAAGCAATTCCAGATCTACGGCGAAATCCTCCACGCGGAGACCTTCAAGATCGGTCACATCAACGAGACCTACTCCGCCACCTACGACCAGGGCGGCATGCGCGTCCGTTACATCCACCAGAAGATCAACAAAGGTGTCTTCAAGAACCCGCCCGCCGTGATGAAGAATGTCATGCGCGTCACCACCCACATCCGCCGCAAACTCGAATCACGCAACGCCCGCGACATCACGCGTCGTTCTTTGATCGTCATTCCGACGCGCGCTGGTCAGTCCTTTTATCGCAGCAGTGAGGGCGAATACTGGCGCACTTTTGTCTTCATCGAAGGCGTCGAAACGTTTGAAGCCGTGCAGACACCTGACCAGGCCTTCGAAGCCGGACGCGCCTTCGGCGAATTCCAGAGCCTGCTCGTGGACCTCCCGGGCGAGCGGCTCCACGAAACCATCCCCAACTTTCACAACACGCGAAAACGCTTCACCGTCTTGCATCAAGCTATCGAAAAGGACCACCTCAACCGCGCCAAAGAGGCGTATTCCGAAATCAAGTTCGCGCTCGCGCACGAGGAAATCGTGGACGTCATCCTCAACGCGATGGCCAGGCGCAAAATCCCCGAACGCATCACTCACAACGACACCAAATTCAACAACGTAATGCTCGACACGCTCACCGGTGAAGCCCGCTGCGTCGTCGATCTCGACACCGTCATGCCCGGCTGCGCGCTCTACGATTTCGGCGACATGGTTCGCACGACCACCAGCCCGACCCTCGAAGACGAGCGCGACCTTTCCAAGGTCAAAATGCACATGCCGACTTTCAAGCGACTCGCCCAAGGTTATCTTTCCACCGCCGGCACGTTCCTGACGCGCGCCGAGAAATCCCACCTCGCCTTTGCCGGCAAACTCATCACCTTCGAAATCGGCATCCGCTTCCTGACCGACTTCCTGAGTGGCGACACCTACTTTCGCATCCACCGTCCTGGTCACAATCTGGACCGTAGCCGCACGCAGTTCAAACTCGTCGAATCCATCGAACGTCAGGAAGCCGCCATGCAGAAATTCGTTGACCGCTTGTAACGCGTTGTGCAGTTCCCCTCCGGGGAGGGGTCAGGGGTGGGTCTCTCTTCCGAACTTTCCTTTCAAACGCTCATACAACAACCGTTGATCTTCCTCACTCAGCTCGCGCAGATGTTCATTGATCACCTCGTTCGCGCGATAAACTTCCGCGCGCTTCACTGCCGCTTCGAACTCCTCTTCCGTTTTCCAGTACGCCGTTCCCGCATCAAACATCGCCCACGGTTTGGGACGCACATTGCCGTCCTTCTTCCGATACTTCACGCCATCCACGAGCGAGGATTTTCCCACGAACTTCCACGTCCGATCAAAAAACACCTGATCCGTGCTGATGGCTTTGCCGGCGTCGTCATACCGCACCCACAACGTGAACGAGGCGACAAAGATTTTCTTTCTGGCTGGATGTTCATGAAACGTCCCCATGTCGTTCTCTGGATTGGCTGATCGCCGCGCCGTCTTGATTGAAACTTCAATCTGCTGGTTGCCGCAGACAATCGCCAGGTCCGCCAGTCGATTCTTTTCCTTCCCGGATCTACCTCTATCAAAATTATTGTCCGTGAGCGATTCCACGTGCTTCTTCAATACGAAGCACAGTGCGTCAATGGCTGCATCTTCGTAATCTCGCCAGATGGTCGTGTAACTGGTCTTGGGTGCGTTGGTTTTCAACGCCGCCGTGACCTCGGCCACGACCGTTTCCTTCAACGCATCCAGTTTGACCGCAAGCTCCGCTGCTGTCGGTCCGACTGCGTGGAGCGGCAACGTGGCCGCAAAGAAAGCGACCAGCGCAAGGGTCAGAAAATTGGCGGGTAACTTTTTCAAACACTGTTTCCTTCGGCTTCAACCCTCGCTTGCTGACGAAGTTGAGGGCGGCAGTCGCAAAGTGTTGTCCAGTGGTTGCACGTCAGCCAACTCTTTGCCCGCCGCCCCGCCGCGGAGTTCAACGAATCGCTCGCCGGCCGGCCGGACGCGGGTTTGAAAGCTCGCGGCCGCGTCGTTGAATGCGCTGTTGGCTCTTTCCAGACCTGAGCGGATTTTCTCGAAATGCTCGGTGAACTTCACCACGCGCGTGTAAAACTCCTGCGCAGCCTCGGCGATTTTCTGGGCGTTCTCCGTTTGCGCGTGCTGCTGCCAGCTCACGGCCACGGAGCGCAGCAGCGCAATCAGAGAGGCCGGTGTCGCCAGCAGTATCCGCTTGCCGGCGGCCCACACAATCAAATCATGATCGCCTTCCAACGCGGCGCTGAACAGTGATTCTGCCGGTACGAACAAAACGACATAATCGAGTGCGTTCGGGAACTGGCTCGGATAATCCCGGTCCGCGAGTGCTTTGACCGTGGCCTTCAACTTCGCCGCGTGGGCGGCCAGCGCCACGGCCCGCTTCGTCGTGTCCGCGCTGTCCAGCGCCTGCAAGAATTCCAGTTCCGGCACCTTGGCATCCACGATGATGAACCGGTCGCCCGGCAGACGAACGATGAGGTCGGGCTTTTTGTCGTCCGACTGCGTCTGTTCGGTGAAATCGCAGTGCGCACTCATGCCGGCGGCTTCTACGACGCGGCGTAGGGTTTCCTCGCCCCAGCGACCGCGCGCTTGGCTGGATTTGAGCACCATGCGGAACTGCTGCGTCTCGCTGGCGAGCGACTGGCTTTGCTGCGAGAGTAGTTCCAGTTGCTTCTTCACCTCACCGAGTGTGGAGGACTGTGCGGCCTCGCTCTGCTGCAACCGTTTCTGGTAGGTTTCCAACTGCTGCTTCAGCGGCTCGACCAACACCTTGATGGACTCCTGCCGCTTGTCCAGATCGCCCTTCGCCGCTTCCTGTAACTTGCCAAAACTTTGTTCCGCCAACCGCAAGAACTCCGGCGCACTCTGCTTTAAAGCCTCGGCGCTCAATGCCCTAAATGCTTCTCGCAAATCCGCCAGTGCTTTTGCCTGCGCTTCTTTCGCCTCGGCCGTCGCGCGCTCATGCAACGCGCGCTGCTCGCCCAACAGTTTCTCCGCGCTTGCCTGATTCGCTTGGGCTGTGGCCAGCAAAGTTCTAATCTGCATGGCCTCAGCGCGCGACTGGCTCAACTCCGCCTCGCGTTGCGCGAGCCTTTGCTGAAGGTCCGCTTCTAACCGGCGGTCTGCCGATGCTCCGCCGCGTCCACGGCCAAACAGCCAACCGATAAGCAGACCCAGACCGCCGCCGATGACGAACGCGATTGCGAGCTTCATTCCCTCAGGCAGATTCATCGCAATCGGGTGAAAAGTTTGTTCTCGTGGTCGGCGACGAAGACGCGCCTGCCTTTGCTAATGACCTTGTGTCCTTCAGCGCGCAATCGTTTGGCGACGCCCCCCGCGCCGCCGGGATATTTGGGATTGATCTCGCCGCCGGTCTTCAGCGTCCGCCAATAAGGGGTAACACGTTTGTCGCCTTCAGCCTCAGCCTCGGCGGCGGCGTGGACCGCAATCCACGAGAAAATCCCGGTGGTCAAGGGACAGGCGAACGTCACCTTGTGCTTCGCCGCCAGCGCGGCGCGAAGTTCGTTGATAGTTACAACCCGCCCTTTGGGGACTTGCTTCATCAAAGCGTCCACCTCGGAAGGCGCGGGAATCACCATCGTCTTCGGCAGGTCCTTGCTCGTAGCCAGTTTTTCTCGCCAGGTCTTTTTTGATTTCATACGCGCCCGTTTTCGTCAGCTAGGGTCGGCGCGCTGCGCCGACCGGACGCCGCAGCGCAGCGTCCCTACCATTTTAGAAATGCGCCACCACTTCAATCTCCACATTCGCGTCCTTGGGCAACGCGGCCACTTGAATCGTCGAGCGCGCCGGGAAATCGCTGGTGAAATATTTCGAGTAAACCTCGTTCATTCCGGCGAAGTCCGCGAGGTTTGTCATGAACACCGTGCTCTTGACCACATTGGCGAAAGTCAGTTTCTGATCATCGAGAATTACTTTGACGTTCTGCAGCACGCGCTCGGTCTGCGCCTTGATGTCGCCGACTACTAGATTTCCGGTTGCCGGGTCGAGCGGAATCTGTCCCGCGCAAAATAGCAGGTCGCCAACGCGCACGGCGTGATTGTATGGGCCGACGGCGGGAGCAGATTTCGCCGGCTTGATGATGGATTTGGTTGCCATAACTCGGTTTCGATGTGGACTGAATAAACTTCAAATCACCGCGCCTGCCAACCTTCAAATTCATCTGCGGGCCGCAATCGAGTGCAAGGAATGTAAAACTCCTTCGTTGGATCGGGTTTCTCATCGTCACCCAAGGTTGACATCACGCGAAGCGAAGGTAGGCTTCAGTCATGCGCACGGAAGAATTCAAGAGCCTGCTGGAGCAGCGACCGTTTGTGCCGTTTCGCATCTTCGTCACAGGCGGCGCCACCTACGACATCCCGCACGAGGATTTTGTGCTGCTGTCTCGTTCGCTGGTGACCCTCGGCGCGGTGGCAGGGCCGGACGGCATCTTCGACCGGGTTGTCCACGTCCCGCTCATTCACATCAACAAGATTGAAATGCTGCAGCCGGCCTGAAGGCTGGCAGTCGCAGCCGGACGCCCAATCGTATCAGTGTCCAAATGAGGGGGGCAATCAACACCGTGAGCGCCCACGCGCACGGCGTGATTGTAAGGGCCGACTGCCGGAGGAGATTGCACCGGTTTGATGATTGTTTTTGTCGGCATGGTTTTTTGTCTGCGGGAAGGTCTAACGGCTTTGAGCGCGCGGGTCAAGGAGAGCAATCGCATCGCCTGACCGATGAACAAAAGCGACGAAGCAGGTGGGATGCAATTGGCGAGAGAGGAAATTCGCAGCCTATCTAATTATTGGACGCTCCGCGCGATCACACCCCACAGCAAGGTCACACCACCGCCGCGCTCCGGTCCTTGCCATCCTTTGGTGATTAGGAGTTGCGTTCATTGACG
Proteins encoded in this region:
- a CDS encoding aminoglycoside phosphotransferase family protein; the encoded protein is MAYQEKQLQEISKQFQIYGEILHAETFKIGHINETYSATYDQGGMRVRYIHQKINKGVFKNPPAVMKNVMRVTTHIRRKLESRNARDITRRSLIVIPTRAGQSFYRSSEGEYWRTFVFIEGVETFEAVQTPDQAFEAGRAFGEFQSLLVDLPGERLHETIPNFHNTRKRFTVLHQAIEKDHLNRAKEAYSEIKFALAHEEIVDVILNAMARRKIPERITHNDTKFNNVMLDTLTGEARCVVDLDTVMPGCALYDFGDMVRTTTSPTLEDERDLSKVKMHMPTFKRLAQGYLSTAGTFLTRAEKSHLAFAGKLITFEIGIRFLTDFLSGDTYFRIHRPGHNLDRSRTQFKLVESIERQEAAMQKFVDRL
- the rmuC gene encoding DNA recombination protein RmuC, translating into MNLPEGMKLAIAFVIGGGLGLLIGWLFGRGRGGASADRRLEADLQQRLAQREAELSQSRAEAMQIRTLLATAQANQASAEKLLGEQRALHERATAEAKEAQAKALADLREAFRALSAEALKQSAPEFLRLAEQSFGKLQEAAKGDLDKRQESIKVLVEPLKQQLETYQKRLQQSEAAQSSTLGEVKKQLELLSQQSQSLASETQQFRMVLKSSQARGRWGEETLRRVVEAAGMSAHCDFTEQTQSDDKKPDLIVRLPGDRFIIVDAKVPELEFLQALDSADTTKRAVALAAHAAKLKATVKALADRDYPSQFPNALDYVVLFVPAESLFSAALEGDHDLIVWAAGKRILLATPASLIALLRSVAVSWQQHAQTENAQKIAEAAQEFYTRVVKFTEHFEKIRSGLERANSAFNDAAASFQTRVRPAGERFVELRGGAAGKELADVQPLDNTLRLPPSTSSASEG
- a CDS encoding MGMT family protein is translated as MKSKKTWREKLATSKDLPKTMVIPAPSEVDALMKQVPKGRVVTINELRAALAAKHKVTFACPLTTGIFSWIAVHAAAEAEAEGDKRVTPYWRTLKTGGEINPKYPGGAGGVAKRLRAEGHKVISKGRRVFVADHENKLFTRLR
- a CDS encoding reactive intermediate/imine deaminase (has endoribonuclease activity on mRNA), with amino-acid sequence MATKSIIKPAKSAPAVGPYNHAVRVGDLLFCAGQIPLDPATGNLVVGDIKAQTERVLQNVKVILDDQKLTFANVVKSTVFMTNLADFAGMNEVYSKYFTSDFPARSTIQVAALPKDANVEIEVVAHF